The following is a genomic window from Motilibacter rhizosphaerae.
TTGACTACCACGTCTTCCTCGTCAGCCGCATGCACGAGGAGTGGAGCCACACCGGGGACAACGGCCGCGCGATCCGGGTAGGCGTCGGTGACACCGGCACCGTCATCGTGACCGCGGCAACGATCATGACGTGCGTCTTCGCCTCGTTCGGCGTCGCTGGCGTCCGCACGATCTCGGAGTTCGGGGTCGGCCTGGCGGTGGCGGTCCTCGTGGACGCGCTCTTCCTCCGGATGACCATGATCCCGGCGCTCATGCACGGGGTCGGCCCACGGAATTGGTCCCTGCCCCGGTTCCTTGATCGGGTCCTGCCGCGCGTGTCGATCGAGGGCGGCGACCACGAGCTGGCGCCCGCCGGGCTCCCGCACGCGGAGCAGGCGCGGACCTCCTCAGGTGCTTCTTGAGCCTGACCCCTGAGAGGGGACACTACTCACGGGGCCCCGCGCGGGACCCCGTGAGGACGTGAGGGAACGGGGACGGCGGCCTTCCATGACGTGGACGCAGCAGTGGGCGCCGACGCGCCGCCTAGCGCCTTCGACCTGGCTGACGCTGGCGGCGCTGCCCCTGATGGCGGCGCTGGCCCTCACCACCGCTGACGGCCCGCGGTCGGTGCCCCTGATCGGCGCGCTCGTCGTCGTCGCCTGGCTGCCGCTCACCCTCCGTTCGCGCCACCCCTGGGCGGTACTCGTCGCCGTCGGCGCACTCGACACCGCCGGCATCGCGGCCGCAGGTCACGCGCACCCGCCGAGCACGATCGTCCCGGTCGCGACGATCCTCGCGCTCGGCACCGTCGCCACACGCTTCTCGTCGAACCTGGTCTGGGCCGCGACCGCCTCGGTCATCGCCGTCCAGCTCGGCGCCGCCGTGGTGCAGCACCCCTCGGGTTCGGACTGGCTCTACCTCAACTGGCCCATCCTCGCGACCGTGGTAGGACGACTTGTGAAGGAGCGGAAGGAGAGGATCGAGGCCGCCGACCTCCGAGCGGAGAACGCCGAGCGCACGAAGGTCGCGGAGGCCGAGCGGCGCGTCACGGCCGAACGCGTGCGCATCGCCCACGAGCTGCACGACGTCCTCGCGCACCACATAGCGCTGGTGAACGCGCAAGCGAGCGTCGCCCAGTACCTGCTCGAGCGTGACCCGGCCGCCGCCGCGGAAGCGCTCGACGGGATCGCCGCCAACAGCAGTGCCGCGATGGAGGAACTCCGCGCGACCCTCGGGCTCCTGAGGGACAGGGACGCTGAGCACGACAGCGACCGCCGGCCGCCCGCTCCCACCCTCGACCAGCTCGACCGCCTGCTCGCAACCTTCACGGACGCCGGACTCCGGCTCACATGCACACGGCGGGGAACGCCGCGGCCCCTCACCGGACCTGCCGAGGTCGCCCTCTACCGGATAGTCCAGGAGGCCCTGACCAACGCGACGAAGCACGCGCCCGGAGCGCAGGTGGAACTCACGATCGAGTGGACCGACCACGGCGTCGACCTCACCGTCCTGAACACCCCGCCGACGCACGGCGGCGCACTCGTCGACAAGGGCACAGGACACGGGCTCGTGGGCATTCGGGAGCGAGCGGCCGCCGCCGAGGGCCTCGCCACCGCCGGCCCGAGCGCCGACGGCGGGTTCCGCGTGCGGGCGCACTTGCCGCTGCGCGGCGCCCCCGCGTCCGGCAGCGTCGCCCCGCTCCCCGACACGGCCACCCCATGACGACCGGAGTCGCCCTCGTCGACGACCAGGCGCTTCTCCGGGCGACGTTCCGCCTGCTGATCGACTCCACGACCGACCTCGCTGTCGTCGGGGAGGCCGCGAACGGACACGAGGCGCTGACGCTCGTGCGCCGCACGAAGCCCGACGTCGTCCTGATGGACATCCGCATGCCCGAGTGCGACGGCATAGAGGCCACACGCCAGATCAGCGCTTCCGAGGACCTGAACCACGTCAGAGTCATCATGCTGACGACGTTCGAGACCGACGAGCTGATCATGGACGCCCTC
Proteins encoded in this region:
- a CDS encoding sensor histidine kinase: MTWTQQWAPTRRLAPSTWLTLAALPLMAALALTTADGPRSVPLIGALVVVAWLPLTLRSRHPWAVLVAVGALDTAGIAAAGHAHPPSTIVPVATILALGTVATRFSSNLVWAATASVIAVQLGAAVVQHPSGSDWLYLNWPILATVVGRLVKERKERIEAADLRAENAERTKVAEAERRVTAERVRIAHELHDVLAHHIALVNAQASVAQYLLERDPAAAAEALDGIAANSSAAMEELRATLGLLRDRDAEHDSDRRPPAPTLDQLDRLLATFTDAGLRLTCTRRGTPRPLTGPAEVALYRIVQEALTNATKHAPGAQVELTIEWTDHGVDLTVLNTPPTHGGALVDKGTGHGLVGIRERAAAAEGLATAGPSADGGFRVRAHLPLRGAPASGSVAPLPDTATP